The following are encoded in a window of Hippoglossus hippoglossus isolate fHipHip1 chromosome 23, fHipHip1.pri, whole genome shotgun sequence genomic DNA:
- the zmp:0000000711 gene encoding tubby-related protein 3 isoform X5: MLITPVSTSSGIEDDSASLMQQKLEKQRALLEQKQRRKRQEPLMVQPNTEAWPRRSRTRRGEEQAPLVEFQPSIVNDVNMDGIDGPAAFMGSDVPDLGTKIQILSPSQTQNKSQSQSESQFQLQSQPQSPACEEPERDRDTETLLEPKTDIHELLQKQGLCGSMNFDESSENEEDTEEDRTRSLSPHADSTRPESAASGKDVSEVVTPGSPTPDSSLIDVANLEEFVLRPAPRGITVKCRITRDKKGMDRGLYPTYFMHMEREDGKKVFLLAGRKRKKSKTSNYLISVDATDLSREGESFIGKLRSNLMGTKFTVYDNGTNPCKNPGALLEESNTRQELAAICYETNVLGFKGPRKMTVVIPGMNMNFERVPVRPQSEQESLLSRWHSHSLDNLIELHNKAPVWNDDTQSYVLNFHGRVTQASVKNFQIVHDNDPDYIVMQFGRVAEDIFTLDYNYPMCALQAFAIGLSSFDSKLACE; encoded by the exons ATGCTCATTACGCCTGTCAGCACCAG cAGCGGCATCGAAGATGACAGCGCCAGTCTCATGCAGCAGAAGCTTGAAAAACAG AGGGCACTGTTGGAACAGAAGCAGCGGAGGAAGCGTCAAGAGCCACTCATGGTCCAGCCCAACACGGAGGCCTGGCCCCGGCGCTCCAGGACGCGGCGCGGGGAGGAGCAGGCGCCACTGGTGGAGTTCCAACCCAGTATCGTAAACGATGTCAACATGGATG GTATTGATGGCCCAGCAGCCTTCATGGGCTCAGACGTCCCTGATCTTGGAACCAAAATCCAGATCCTCTCGCCGAGCCAAACCCAGAACAAGTCCCAGTCCCAGTCTGAGTCCCAGTTCCAGCTTCAATCCCAGCCTCAGTCCCCTGCTTGTGAGGAGcccgagagagacagagacactgagacgcTGCTCGAGCCCAAGACGGATATCCACGAGTTACTGCAGAAACAAG gcCTCTGTGGCAGCATGAACTTCGACGAATCCAGCGAAAACGAGGAGGATACGGAGGAAGATCGGACACGTTCCCTGTCGCCTCACGCAGACTCCACCAGGCCTGAGTCTGCTGCCAGCGGCAAAGACGTTTCA GAGGTCGTAACCCCAGGATCCCCCACACCGGACAGCTCGCTGATCGACGTGGCCAATCTGGAGGAGTTCGTCCTCCGTCCGGCTCCACGCGGCATCACCGTGAAGTGTCGAATCACCCGGGACAAGAAGGGCATGGACCGCGGCCTGTACCCCACCTACTTCATGCACATGGAGCGAGAGGACGGCAAGAAG GTGTTTCTGTTGGcaggcaggaagaggaagaagagtaaGACGTCCAACTACCTTATCTCAGTGGACGCCACCGACCTGTCTCGTGAGGGAGAGAGCTTCATCGGTAAACTGAG GTCCAACCTCATGGGCACCAAATTTACCGTGTACGACAACGGCACCAACCCCTGCAAGAACCCCGGggctctgctggaggagagcaACACGCGACAGGAACTGGCCGCCATCTGCTAC GAAACCAACGTACTGGGATTCAAAGGACCACGTAAAATGACCGTAGTCATCCCGGGCATGAACATGAACTTCGAGAGGGTCCCCGTGAGACCTCAGAGT GAGCAGGAGAGCCTCCTCAGCAGGTGGCACAGCCACTCACTGGACAACCTGATCGAGCTGCACAACAAGGCCCCGGTGTGGAACGACGACACGCAGTCCTACGTGCTCAACTTCCACGGACGAGTCACTCAAGCCTCCGTCAAAAACTTTCAAATAGTTCACGACAACGACC CCGACTACATCGTGATGCAGTTTGGCCGCGTGGCCGAGGACATCTTCACTCTGGACTACAACTATCCCATGTGCGCCCTTCAAGCCTTCGCCATCGGCCTGTCGAGCTTTGACAGCAAGTTGGCCTGCGAATGA
- the zmp:0000000711 gene encoding tubby-related protein 3 isoform X2, producing MDTLKNEGSQPVYSRWSYRPSSSASFSSNATTSGIEDDSASLMQQKLEKQRALLEQKQRRKRQEPLMVQPNTEAWPRRSRTRRGEEQAPLVEFQPSIVNDVNMDGIDGPAAFMGSDVPDLGTKIQILSPSQTQNKSQSQSESQFQLQSQPQSPACEEPERDRDTETLLEPKTDIHELLQKQGLCGSMNFDESSENEEDTEEDRTRSLSPHADSTRPESAASGKDVSEVVTPGSPTPDSSLIDVANLEEFVLRPAPRGITVKCRITRDKKGMDRGLYPTYFMHMEREDGKKVFLLAGRKRKKSKTSNYLISVDATDLSREGESFIGKLRSNLMGTKFTVYDNGTNPCKNPGALLEESNTRQELAAICYETNVLGFKGPRKMTVVIPGMNMNFERVPVRPQSEQESLLSRWHSHSLDNLIELHNKAPVWNDDTQSYVLNFHGRVTQASVKNFQIVHDNDPDYIVMQFGRVAEDIFTLDYNYPMCALQAFAIGLSSFDSKLACE from the exons ATGGACACTTTAAAGAATGAGGGATCTCAGCCTGTCTACAGTCGCTGGTCATACAG ACCCTCCAGCTCTGCCAGCTTCTCCTCAAACGCAACAACAAG CGGCATCGAAGATGACAGCGCCAGTCTCATGCAGCAGAAGCTTGAAAAACAG AGGGCACTGTTGGAACAGAAGCAGCGGAGGAAGCGTCAAGAGCCACTCATGGTCCAGCCCAACACGGAGGCCTGGCCCCGGCGCTCCAGGACGCGGCGCGGGGAGGAGCAGGCGCCACTGGTGGAGTTCCAACCCAGTATCGTAAACGATGTCAACATGGATG GTATTGATGGCCCAGCAGCCTTCATGGGCTCAGACGTCCCTGATCTTGGAACCAAAATCCAGATCCTCTCGCCGAGCCAAACCCAGAACAAGTCCCAGTCCCAGTCTGAGTCCCAGTTCCAGCTTCAATCCCAGCCTCAGTCCCCTGCTTGTGAGGAGcccgagagagacagagacactgagacgcTGCTCGAGCCCAAGACGGATATCCACGAGTTACTGCAGAAACAAG gcCTCTGTGGCAGCATGAACTTCGACGAATCCAGCGAAAACGAGGAGGATACGGAGGAAGATCGGACACGTTCCCTGTCGCCTCACGCAGACTCCACCAGGCCTGAGTCTGCTGCCAGCGGCAAAGACGTTTCA GAGGTCGTAACCCCAGGATCCCCCACACCGGACAGCTCGCTGATCGACGTGGCCAATCTGGAGGAGTTCGTCCTCCGTCCGGCTCCACGCGGCATCACCGTGAAGTGTCGAATCACCCGGGACAAGAAGGGCATGGACCGCGGCCTGTACCCCACCTACTTCATGCACATGGAGCGAGAGGACGGCAAGAAG GTGTTTCTGTTGGcaggcaggaagaggaagaagagtaaGACGTCCAACTACCTTATCTCAGTGGACGCCACCGACCTGTCTCGTGAGGGAGAGAGCTTCATCGGTAAACTGAG GTCCAACCTCATGGGCACCAAATTTACCGTGTACGACAACGGCACCAACCCCTGCAAGAACCCCGGggctctgctggaggagagcaACACGCGACAGGAACTGGCCGCCATCTGCTAC GAAACCAACGTACTGGGATTCAAAGGACCACGTAAAATGACCGTAGTCATCCCGGGCATGAACATGAACTTCGAGAGGGTCCCCGTGAGACCTCAGAGT GAGCAGGAGAGCCTCCTCAGCAGGTGGCACAGCCACTCACTGGACAACCTGATCGAGCTGCACAACAAGGCCCCGGTGTGGAACGACGACACGCAGTCCTACGTGCTCAACTTCCACGGACGAGTCACTCAAGCCTCCGTCAAAAACTTTCAAATAGTTCACGACAACGACC CCGACTACATCGTGATGCAGTTTGGCCGCGTGGCCGAGGACATCTTCACTCTGGACTACAACTATCCCATGTGCGCCCTTCAAGCCTTCGCCATCGGCCTGTCGAGCTTTGACAGCAAGTTGGCCTGCGAATGA
- the zmp:0000000711 gene encoding tubby-related protein 3 isoform X1: MDTLKNEGSQPVYSRWSYRPSSSASFSSNATTSSGIEDDSASLMQQKLEKQRALLEQKQRRKRQEPLMVQPNTEAWPRRSRTRRGEEQAPLVEFQPSIVNDVNMDGIDGPAAFMGSDVPDLGTKIQILSPSQTQNKSQSQSESQFQLQSQPQSPACEEPERDRDTETLLEPKTDIHELLQKQGLCGSMNFDESSENEEDTEEDRTRSLSPHADSTRPESAASGKDVSEVVTPGSPTPDSSLIDVANLEEFVLRPAPRGITVKCRITRDKKGMDRGLYPTYFMHMEREDGKKVFLLAGRKRKKSKTSNYLISVDATDLSREGESFIGKLRSNLMGTKFTVYDNGTNPCKNPGALLEESNTRQELAAICYETNVLGFKGPRKMTVVIPGMNMNFERVPVRPQSEQESLLSRWHSHSLDNLIELHNKAPVWNDDTQSYVLNFHGRVTQASVKNFQIVHDNDPDYIVMQFGRVAEDIFTLDYNYPMCALQAFAIGLSSFDSKLACE; encoded by the exons ATGGACACTTTAAAGAATGAGGGATCTCAGCCTGTCTACAGTCGCTGGTCATACAG ACCCTCCAGCTCTGCCAGCTTCTCCTCAAACGCAACAACAAG cAGCGGCATCGAAGATGACAGCGCCAGTCTCATGCAGCAGAAGCTTGAAAAACAG AGGGCACTGTTGGAACAGAAGCAGCGGAGGAAGCGTCAAGAGCCACTCATGGTCCAGCCCAACACGGAGGCCTGGCCCCGGCGCTCCAGGACGCGGCGCGGGGAGGAGCAGGCGCCACTGGTGGAGTTCCAACCCAGTATCGTAAACGATGTCAACATGGATG GTATTGATGGCCCAGCAGCCTTCATGGGCTCAGACGTCCCTGATCTTGGAACCAAAATCCAGATCCTCTCGCCGAGCCAAACCCAGAACAAGTCCCAGTCCCAGTCTGAGTCCCAGTTCCAGCTTCAATCCCAGCCTCAGTCCCCTGCTTGTGAGGAGcccgagagagacagagacactgagacgcTGCTCGAGCCCAAGACGGATATCCACGAGTTACTGCAGAAACAAG gcCTCTGTGGCAGCATGAACTTCGACGAATCCAGCGAAAACGAGGAGGATACGGAGGAAGATCGGACACGTTCCCTGTCGCCTCACGCAGACTCCACCAGGCCTGAGTCTGCTGCCAGCGGCAAAGACGTTTCA GAGGTCGTAACCCCAGGATCCCCCACACCGGACAGCTCGCTGATCGACGTGGCCAATCTGGAGGAGTTCGTCCTCCGTCCGGCTCCACGCGGCATCACCGTGAAGTGTCGAATCACCCGGGACAAGAAGGGCATGGACCGCGGCCTGTACCCCACCTACTTCATGCACATGGAGCGAGAGGACGGCAAGAAG GTGTTTCTGTTGGcaggcaggaagaggaagaagagtaaGACGTCCAACTACCTTATCTCAGTGGACGCCACCGACCTGTCTCGTGAGGGAGAGAGCTTCATCGGTAAACTGAG GTCCAACCTCATGGGCACCAAATTTACCGTGTACGACAACGGCACCAACCCCTGCAAGAACCCCGGggctctgctggaggagagcaACACGCGACAGGAACTGGCCGCCATCTGCTAC GAAACCAACGTACTGGGATTCAAAGGACCACGTAAAATGACCGTAGTCATCCCGGGCATGAACATGAACTTCGAGAGGGTCCCCGTGAGACCTCAGAGT GAGCAGGAGAGCCTCCTCAGCAGGTGGCACAGCCACTCACTGGACAACCTGATCGAGCTGCACAACAAGGCCCCGGTGTGGAACGACGACACGCAGTCCTACGTGCTCAACTTCCACGGACGAGTCACTCAAGCCTCCGTCAAAAACTTTCAAATAGTTCACGACAACGACC CCGACTACATCGTGATGCAGTTTGGCCGCGTGGCCGAGGACATCTTCACTCTGGACTACAACTATCCCATGTGCGCCCTTCAAGCCTTCGCCATCGGCCTGTCGAGCTTTGACAGCAAGTTGGCCTGCGAATGA
- the zmp:0000000711 gene encoding tubby-related protein 3 isoform X3 → MSYYSIRPSSSASFSSNATTSSGIEDDSASLMQQKLEKQRALLEQKQRRKRQEPLMVQPNTEAWPRRSRTRRGEEQAPLVEFQPSIVNDVNMDGIDGPAAFMGSDVPDLGTKIQILSPSQTQNKSQSQSESQFQLQSQPQSPACEEPERDRDTETLLEPKTDIHELLQKQGLCGSMNFDESSENEEDTEEDRTRSLSPHADSTRPESAASGKDVSEVVTPGSPTPDSSLIDVANLEEFVLRPAPRGITVKCRITRDKKGMDRGLYPTYFMHMEREDGKKVFLLAGRKRKKSKTSNYLISVDATDLSREGESFIGKLRSNLMGTKFTVYDNGTNPCKNPGALLEESNTRQELAAICYETNVLGFKGPRKMTVVIPGMNMNFERVPVRPQSEQESLLSRWHSHSLDNLIELHNKAPVWNDDTQSYVLNFHGRVTQASVKNFQIVHDNDPDYIVMQFGRVAEDIFTLDYNYPMCALQAFAIGLSSFDSKLACE, encoded by the exons ACCCTCCAGCTCTGCCAGCTTCTCCTCAAACGCAACAACAAG cAGCGGCATCGAAGATGACAGCGCCAGTCTCATGCAGCAGAAGCTTGAAAAACAG AGGGCACTGTTGGAACAGAAGCAGCGGAGGAAGCGTCAAGAGCCACTCATGGTCCAGCCCAACACGGAGGCCTGGCCCCGGCGCTCCAGGACGCGGCGCGGGGAGGAGCAGGCGCCACTGGTGGAGTTCCAACCCAGTATCGTAAACGATGTCAACATGGATG GTATTGATGGCCCAGCAGCCTTCATGGGCTCAGACGTCCCTGATCTTGGAACCAAAATCCAGATCCTCTCGCCGAGCCAAACCCAGAACAAGTCCCAGTCCCAGTCTGAGTCCCAGTTCCAGCTTCAATCCCAGCCTCAGTCCCCTGCTTGTGAGGAGcccgagagagacagagacactgagacgcTGCTCGAGCCCAAGACGGATATCCACGAGTTACTGCAGAAACAAG gcCTCTGTGGCAGCATGAACTTCGACGAATCCAGCGAAAACGAGGAGGATACGGAGGAAGATCGGACACGTTCCCTGTCGCCTCACGCAGACTCCACCAGGCCTGAGTCTGCTGCCAGCGGCAAAGACGTTTCA GAGGTCGTAACCCCAGGATCCCCCACACCGGACAGCTCGCTGATCGACGTGGCCAATCTGGAGGAGTTCGTCCTCCGTCCGGCTCCACGCGGCATCACCGTGAAGTGTCGAATCACCCGGGACAAGAAGGGCATGGACCGCGGCCTGTACCCCACCTACTTCATGCACATGGAGCGAGAGGACGGCAAGAAG GTGTTTCTGTTGGcaggcaggaagaggaagaagagtaaGACGTCCAACTACCTTATCTCAGTGGACGCCACCGACCTGTCTCGTGAGGGAGAGAGCTTCATCGGTAAACTGAG GTCCAACCTCATGGGCACCAAATTTACCGTGTACGACAACGGCACCAACCCCTGCAAGAACCCCGGggctctgctggaggagagcaACACGCGACAGGAACTGGCCGCCATCTGCTAC GAAACCAACGTACTGGGATTCAAAGGACCACGTAAAATGACCGTAGTCATCCCGGGCATGAACATGAACTTCGAGAGGGTCCCCGTGAGACCTCAGAGT GAGCAGGAGAGCCTCCTCAGCAGGTGGCACAGCCACTCACTGGACAACCTGATCGAGCTGCACAACAAGGCCCCGGTGTGGAACGACGACACGCAGTCCTACGTGCTCAACTTCCACGGACGAGTCACTCAAGCCTCCGTCAAAAACTTTCAAATAGTTCACGACAACGACC CCGACTACATCGTGATGCAGTTTGGCCGCGTGGCCGAGGACATCTTCACTCTGGACTACAACTATCCCATGTGCGCCCTTCAAGCCTTCGCCATCGGCCTGTCGAGCTTTGACAGCAAGTTGGCCTGCGAATGA
- the zmp:0000000711 gene encoding tubby-related protein 3 isoform X4, whose translation MSYYSIRPSSSASFSSNATTSGIEDDSASLMQQKLEKQRALLEQKQRRKRQEPLMVQPNTEAWPRRSRTRRGEEQAPLVEFQPSIVNDVNMDGIDGPAAFMGSDVPDLGTKIQILSPSQTQNKSQSQSESQFQLQSQPQSPACEEPERDRDTETLLEPKTDIHELLQKQGLCGSMNFDESSENEEDTEEDRTRSLSPHADSTRPESAASGKDVSEVVTPGSPTPDSSLIDVANLEEFVLRPAPRGITVKCRITRDKKGMDRGLYPTYFMHMEREDGKKVFLLAGRKRKKSKTSNYLISVDATDLSREGESFIGKLRSNLMGTKFTVYDNGTNPCKNPGALLEESNTRQELAAICYETNVLGFKGPRKMTVVIPGMNMNFERVPVRPQSEQESLLSRWHSHSLDNLIELHNKAPVWNDDTQSYVLNFHGRVTQASVKNFQIVHDNDPDYIVMQFGRVAEDIFTLDYNYPMCALQAFAIGLSSFDSKLACE comes from the exons ACCCTCCAGCTCTGCCAGCTTCTCCTCAAACGCAACAACAAG CGGCATCGAAGATGACAGCGCCAGTCTCATGCAGCAGAAGCTTGAAAAACAG AGGGCACTGTTGGAACAGAAGCAGCGGAGGAAGCGTCAAGAGCCACTCATGGTCCAGCCCAACACGGAGGCCTGGCCCCGGCGCTCCAGGACGCGGCGCGGGGAGGAGCAGGCGCCACTGGTGGAGTTCCAACCCAGTATCGTAAACGATGTCAACATGGATG GTATTGATGGCCCAGCAGCCTTCATGGGCTCAGACGTCCCTGATCTTGGAACCAAAATCCAGATCCTCTCGCCGAGCCAAACCCAGAACAAGTCCCAGTCCCAGTCTGAGTCCCAGTTCCAGCTTCAATCCCAGCCTCAGTCCCCTGCTTGTGAGGAGcccgagagagacagagacactgagacgcTGCTCGAGCCCAAGACGGATATCCACGAGTTACTGCAGAAACAAG gcCTCTGTGGCAGCATGAACTTCGACGAATCCAGCGAAAACGAGGAGGATACGGAGGAAGATCGGACACGTTCCCTGTCGCCTCACGCAGACTCCACCAGGCCTGAGTCTGCTGCCAGCGGCAAAGACGTTTCA GAGGTCGTAACCCCAGGATCCCCCACACCGGACAGCTCGCTGATCGACGTGGCCAATCTGGAGGAGTTCGTCCTCCGTCCGGCTCCACGCGGCATCACCGTGAAGTGTCGAATCACCCGGGACAAGAAGGGCATGGACCGCGGCCTGTACCCCACCTACTTCATGCACATGGAGCGAGAGGACGGCAAGAAG GTGTTTCTGTTGGcaggcaggaagaggaagaagagtaaGACGTCCAACTACCTTATCTCAGTGGACGCCACCGACCTGTCTCGTGAGGGAGAGAGCTTCATCGGTAAACTGAG GTCCAACCTCATGGGCACCAAATTTACCGTGTACGACAACGGCACCAACCCCTGCAAGAACCCCGGggctctgctggaggagagcaACACGCGACAGGAACTGGCCGCCATCTGCTAC GAAACCAACGTACTGGGATTCAAAGGACCACGTAAAATGACCGTAGTCATCCCGGGCATGAACATGAACTTCGAGAGGGTCCCCGTGAGACCTCAGAGT GAGCAGGAGAGCCTCCTCAGCAGGTGGCACAGCCACTCACTGGACAACCTGATCGAGCTGCACAACAAGGCCCCGGTGTGGAACGACGACACGCAGTCCTACGTGCTCAACTTCCACGGACGAGTCACTCAAGCCTCCGTCAAAAACTTTCAAATAGTTCACGACAACGACC CCGACTACATCGTGATGCAGTTTGGCCGCGTGGCCGAGGACATCTTCACTCTGGACTACAACTATCCCATGTGCGCCCTTCAAGCCTTCGCCATCGGCCTGTCGAGCTTTGACAGCAAGTTGGCCTGCGAATGA
- the zmp:0000000711 gene encoding tubby-related protein 3 isoform X6 — translation MSMERRALLEQKQRRKRQEPLMVQPNTEAWPRRSRTRRGEEQAPLVEFQPSIVNDVNMDGIDGPAAFMGSDVPDLGTKIQILSPSQTQNKSQSQSESQFQLQSQPQSPACEEPERDRDTETLLEPKTDIHELLQKQGLCGSMNFDESSENEEDTEEDRTRSLSPHADSTRPESAASGKDVSEVVTPGSPTPDSSLIDVANLEEFVLRPAPRGITVKCRITRDKKGMDRGLYPTYFMHMEREDGKKVFLLAGRKRKKSKTSNYLISVDATDLSREGESFIGKLRSNLMGTKFTVYDNGTNPCKNPGALLEESNTRQELAAICYETNVLGFKGPRKMTVVIPGMNMNFERVPVRPQSEQESLLSRWHSHSLDNLIELHNKAPVWNDDTQSYVLNFHGRVTQASVKNFQIVHDNDPDYIVMQFGRVAEDIFTLDYNYPMCALQAFAIGLSSFDSKLACE, via the exons ATGTCAATGGAACGG AGGGCACTGTTGGAACAGAAGCAGCGGAGGAAGCGTCAAGAGCCACTCATGGTCCAGCCCAACACGGAGGCCTGGCCCCGGCGCTCCAGGACGCGGCGCGGGGAGGAGCAGGCGCCACTGGTGGAGTTCCAACCCAGTATCGTAAACGATGTCAACATGGATG GTATTGATGGCCCAGCAGCCTTCATGGGCTCAGACGTCCCTGATCTTGGAACCAAAATCCAGATCCTCTCGCCGAGCCAAACCCAGAACAAGTCCCAGTCCCAGTCTGAGTCCCAGTTCCAGCTTCAATCCCAGCCTCAGTCCCCTGCTTGTGAGGAGcccgagagagacagagacactgagacgcTGCTCGAGCCCAAGACGGATATCCACGAGTTACTGCAGAAACAAG gcCTCTGTGGCAGCATGAACTTCGACGAATCCAGCGAAAACGAGGAGGATACGGAGGAAGATCGGACACGTTCCCTGTCGCCTCACGCAGACTCCACCAGGCCTGAGTCTGCTGCCAGCGGCAAAGACGTTTCA GAGGTCGTAACCCCAGGATCCCCCACACCGGACAGCTCGCTGATCGACGTGGCCAATCTGGAGGAGTTCGTCCTCCGTCCGGCTCCACGCGGCATCACCGTGAAGTGTCGAATCACCCGGGACAAGAAGGGCATGGACCGCGGCCTGTACCCCACCTACTTCATGCACATGGAGCGAGAGGACGGCAAGAAG GTGTTTCTGTTGGcaggcaggaagaggaagaagagtaaGACGTCCAACTACCTTATCTCAGTGGACGCCACCGACCTGTCTCGTGAGGGAGAGAGCTTCATCGGTAAACTGAG GTCCAACCTCATGGGCACCAAATTTACCGTGTACGACAACGGCACCAACCCCTGCAAGAACCCCGGggctctgctggaggagagcaACACGCGACAGGAACTGGCCGCCATCTGCTAC GAAACCAACGTACTGGGATTCAAAGGACCACGTAAAATGACCGTAGTCATCCCGGGCATGAACATGAACTTCGAGAGGGTCCCCGTGAGACCTCAGAGT GAGCAGGAGAGCCTCCTCAGCAGGTGGCACAGCCACTCACTGGACAACCTGATCGAGCTGCACAACAAGGCCCCGGTGTGGAACGACGACACGCAGTCCTACGTGCTCAACTTCCACGGACGAGTCACTCAAGCCTCCGTCAAAAACTTTCAAATAGTTCACGACAACGACC CCGACTACATCGTGATGCAGTTTGGCCGCGTGGCCGAGGACATCTTCACTCTGGACTACAACTATCCCATGTGCGCCCTTCAAGCCTTCGCCATCGGCCTGTCGAGCTTTGACAGCAAGTTGGCCTGCGAATGA